In Arachis hypogaea cultivar Tifrunner chromosome 17, arahy.Tifrunner.gnm2.J5K5, whole genome shotgun sequence, a single window of DNA contains:
- the LOC112763306 gene encoding uncharacterized protein, translating to MNNRVDLVEKITPWRESWKVHVKVVKLWYHKNPALDPSQNLLHMVLMDEKLHKIQATIRDQLISKFAVSLNEGDLYLMTHFTVLPNTGLNRVTKHRFRLLFQYKTSVVSVVSPRIPHSGLCFTSIDEIDQMTKDHNFLIDFVGIITGVRKERDVASYGKLIKAVVLEVFTHGKKVQCNVFGNACDLLEYENLQKYPRSPMIVLESFKIKPIEGGVILQNVINVSRLFINPDIPESVEFLSRFSVASYGFSRLVTNDLGYLISKVDGDYFNPKEISNIQDLDDAHYFVIGTIKEVMDEPDWWYYSCVCGHAVVDHEDLYLCDACGSCVEHVMLKYRIRVKIHHAGCDVLFVLLDNAATKLFGKTCSEAFLRIDEEFPVDPSVLAVCRSYSPQMFGDVVGEDKVFKVKILSTVDPDYSESFKIIVVSHANGNNIFVLKDREVVQLIKTRCSTFLDNHPELNQGSYCKVVPLKLISSLLHKKVVFMVDARPVGYEMNRSVYIVQQIWDDASVINVFEAATEMNEHKIHVLVDSMPEVEDAFSQCGSDHEAVEDLDAF from the exons ATGAATAATCgtgttgatttggtggagaaaatcactccctggaggGAATCATGGAAAGTGCATGTTAAAGTTGTGAAGTTGTGGTACCACAAAAATCCTGCTTTGGATCCTTCTCAAAATCTGTTGCATATGGTCTTAATGGATGAGAAG TTACACAAGATCCAAGCTACGATTAGAGATCAGCTTATATCAAAGTTTGCTGTGTCTCTAAATGAAGGTGATCTGTATTTGATGACCCATTTTACAGTTTTGCCAAACACTGGTTTGAACAGAGTGACCAAACATCGGTTCAGACTTTTGTTCCAATACAAGACCTCTGTTGTTTCTGTGGTCTCTCCAAGGATACCTCATTCCGGGTTGTGTTTTACATCAATAGATGAAATTGATCAAATGACAAAGGACCATAATTTCCTCATTG ACTTTGTTGGGATCATTACTGGTGTTCGAAAAGAAAGAGATGTAGCATCATATGGGAAGCTCATCAAAGCAGTTGTGCTAGAAGTTTTTACTCATGG GAAAAAGGTCCAATGCAATGTGTTTGGAAATGCTTGTGATCTCTTGGAATATGAAAActtacaaaaatatccaagatCTCCGATGATTGTCCTTGagtcttttaaaatcaaaccaattgAAG GTGGAGTAATTCTACAGAATGTGATCAATGTCTCTAGGTTATTCATTAATCCAGACATTCCTGAGTCTGTTGAGTTCCTAAGCAG ATTTAGTGTAGCCAGTTATGGATTCTCAAGACTTGTGACCAATGACCTTGGATACTTAATTTCTAAAGTTGATGGTGATTATTTCAATCCCAAAGAGATCAGTAATATTCAAGATCTTGAT gATGCTCATTACTTTGTAATTGGGACAATTAAGGAAGTTATGGATGAACCAGATTGGTGGTACTACTCATGTGTATGTGGTCATGCTGTTGTTGACCATGAGGATCTCTACCTTTGTGATGCTTGTGGTTCATGTGTTGAACATGTTATGCTCAA GTATAGGATTCGGGTAAAGATTCACCATGCTGGGTGTGATGTTTTGTTTGTTCTGCTTGATAATGCGGCAACAAAACTATTTGGAAAAACCTGTTCTGAAGCATTTCTCAGGATAGACGAAGAATTCCCTGTTGATCCTAGTGTGCTTGCA GTCTGTCGGTCATATTCTCCACAAATGTTTGGTGATGTTGTTGGAGAGGATAAAGTTTTCAAGGTTAAAATCCTTTCTACAGTTGATCCAGATTACTCCGAGTCCTTTAAAATT ATTGTAGTTTCTCATGCAAATGGCAAcaatatatttgttcttaaagaTCGTGAGGTTGTGCAACTGATAAAGACAAGATGCTCCACCTTTTTGGATAATCACCCAGAGTTGAATCAG ggATCTTATTGCAAAGTTGTTCCATTGAAACTCATTTCAAGTCTTTTGCACAAAAAAGTTGTATTCATGGTTGATGCTAGGCCTGTGGGTTATGAGATGAATCGATCTGTATATATTGTTCAACAAATTTGGGATGATGCCTCTGTTATTAATGTTTTTGAGGCTGCTACTGAGATGAATGAGCATAAG attcatgttttggttgattCTATGCCTGAAGTTGAAGATGCTTTTAGCCAATGTGGAAGCGATCATGAGGCTGTGGAAGATTTAGATGCTTTTTAG
- the LOC112763307 gene encoding uncharacterized protein, with product MKQSTIRGEVLQGIEEAMRRGDDEASSIGTRIILPSSFTGGRRYMFNRCQDAMAICKHFGYPDLFLTITCNPNWPEFQRFTERERIPIADRPNISCRVFHAKLKCLLSDLKKGVFFGPLNAGMYTIEFQKRDLPHAHMLLWLNGESNLQSVEIVDEFICAELPNPQKFPSLYNVVTKYMIHGPCGPLRPSSPCMKDGKCSKFYPKRFVDQTSFDEDGYPIYRRRNMGVTVKINDVDIDNRFVVPYNPLLLMKYQSHINLEFCNKSNVIKYLFKYVNKGPDWVTTTAGERYDVGESSQRLTFHLPNQQHVVFDDADITTHVYLRNKDLLTMFTGWMMANRRFSEGRSLTYVEYPDKFVYCLRSREWKPRQRGFSIGRLSFAHPSSGELFYMRMLLNVQRGCTSFRSIRTVNGVTYDTFQEACSAMGFLIDDKEYVSAIKEVTELASAAQLRRLFVMLLLSGSMGRPLLVWEQTWTYLSDDILYRRRHELQYPCKIFVRREFITRQIERLLQSNGKSLRNYAGMPVPNNSLVSQFSNLMLLCELQYDTVSLSREHDANILKLNEEQMVVYDKIIDCVLNKRDGFFFVYGGIASLLLPGGKTAHSMFNIPVDLTEDTVCRIKKDSPKAEVFRLADLIIWDEAPMTNKLAFEALDRTLRDIMVSVSDRNKDLPFGGKLVVLGGDFSFAIDKKYEIGYFKSVKVDVEQWSTINFFVDIPSDLIIPVLENPVEDIINTIYLNLVQNFCDPSFFQDRAILAPTVDNVEEINNYIVDLLPGEEKNYLRADSICGSDAYSDVDIRCSGLPNHLLKLKIGVPIILLRNIYPAGGLCNGTRLVVRDLGTNVIGADIVSGSNVGDKVFITRMNMIPSDTVIPFKFQHRQFLVSLSFAMTINKSQDQTLSTVSLFLRRPVFSHGQLYVALSRVRNRNGLKILLCDEGLVDAARTKNVVFKEVFDKI from the exons ATGAAGCAAAGTACAATTAGAGGAGAAGTCCTTCAAGGAATAGAGGAGGCTATGCGTCGTGGCGATGACGAGGCTTCTTCAATTGGGACACGAATCATTTTGCCTTCCTCCTTCACTGGTGGTAGACGTTATATGTTTAACCGTTGTCAGGATGCCATGGCGATTTGCAAACATTTTGGGTATCCAGATTTATTCCTCACTATTACGTGTAATCCAAATTGGCCTGAGTTTCAGCGGTTCACGGAGCGAGAGCGAATTCCGATCGCTGATCGTCCTAATATCTCTTGTCGTGTCTTTCATGCCAAGTTGAAGTGCCTCCTTAGTGATCTCAAGAAAGGTGTGTTTTTTGGTCCACTTAATGCAG gtaTGTATACTATTGAGTTCCAAAAAAGAGATCTACCGCATGCACACATGTTACTCTGGCTTAACGGGGAAAGCAACTTACAAAGTGTTGAAATTGTTGATGAATTCATCTGTGCCGAGCTACCCAATCCCCAGAAATTTCCATCTCTTTATAATGTCGTCACCAAGTACATGATCCATGGTCCCTGTGGTCCACTTAGACCGAGTTCTCCTTGCATGAAAGATGGTAAGTGCTCAAAATTTTATCCGAAAAGATTTGTTGACCAAACGAGCTTTGATGAAGATGGCTATCCAATATATAGACGTCGTAATATGGGTGTCACAGTGAAGATCAACGATGTCGATATTGACAACAGATTTGTTGTGCCCTATAATCCACTGTTGTTAATGAAATATCAATCTCACATAAATCTCGAGTTCTGTAACAAGTCAAACGTGATTAAGTATCTATTTAAGTATGTTAACAAGGGTCCGGATTGGGTGACCACAACTGCTGGAGAAAGATATGATGTTGGTGAATCTTCTCAG AGGTTGACTTTTCACTTGCCCAACCAGCAACATGTTGTATTCGATGATGCTGATATCACTACTCATGTTTATTTGCGTAACAAAGATTTGCTGACGATGTTTACGGGTTGGATGATGGCCAACAGGCGGTTCTCGGAAGGGCGGTCTCTAACATATGTTGAATATCCAGACAAATTTGTTTATTGTTTGAGGAGCAGGGAGTGGAAGCCAAGACAAAGGGGATTCTCAATTGGAAGATTGAGTTTTGCTCATCCCTCATCTGGTGAACTTTTCTACATGCGGATGCTTTTGAATGTGCAGAGAGGTTGTACCAGCTTTCGAAGCATAAGAACCGTTAATGGTGTTACTTATGATACATTTCAAGAGGCATGTTCCGCCATGGGATTCTTGATAGATGATAAGGAGTATGTTTCTGCTATTAAGGAAGTCACCGAGTTAGCGTCAGCTGCACAGCTAAGGAGGCTTTTTGTGATGTTGCTGTTATCTGGTTCCATGGGAAGACCTCTGTTAGTTTGGGAGCAAACTTGGACTTATTTGTCTGATGATATTCTTTACCGCAGAAGACACGAGCTGCAATATCCTTGTAAGATTTTTGTTCGTCGTGAATTTATTACAAGACAG ATTGAGAGACTATTGCAGAGTAATGGAAAATCATTGAGAAATTATGCTGGCATGCCGGTTCCTAATAACTCTTTAGTCTCCCAATTTAGCAATTTGATGCTGCTGTGTGAGTTGCAGTATGATACTGTTTCTTTGTCTCGTGAGCACGATGCAAATATCTTAAAGTTAAATGAAGAACAGATGGTGGTCTACGATAAAATTATTGACTGTGTTTTGAATAAGAGGGATGGATTCTTTTTTGTGTACGG TGGTATTGCTTCTCTGTTGTTACCTGGTGGTAAGACGGCGCATTCTATGTTCAATATTCCTGTTGACCTGACTGAAGACACTGTTTGCCGGATTAAGAAGGACAGTCCAAAAGCTGAGGTATTTCGATTAGCCGATTTGATTATTTGGGATGAGGCACCGATGACTAACAAATTAGCATTTGAAGCGCTTGATAGGACGTTGCGTGATATAATGGTTTCAGTCTCTGATAGGAATAAAGATTTACCTTTTGGTGGGAAGCTGGTCGTTCTGGGTGGTGATTTCAG TTTTGCGATTGACAAAAAATATGAG ATTGGATACTTCAAATCGGTGAAGGTCGATGTGGAACAGTGGTCAACGATAAACTTTTTTGTTGATATTCCTTCTGATCTAATCATTCCTGTCTTGGAAAATCCAGTGGAAGATATTATAAATACAATCTATCTGAATTTGGTTCAGAATTTTTGTGATCCAAGTTTTTTCCAAGATAGGGCAATACTCGCTCCGACTGTCGACAATGTTGAAGAGATAAACAATTATATAGTTGACTTGTTGCCCGGTGAGGAGAAAAATTATCTCCGTGCTGATTCGATATGTGGTAGTGATGCCTATtctgatgttgat ATTAGGTGTTCTGGTCTACCTAATCATTTGTTGAAGTTGAAAATAGGCGTGCCTATTATTTTGTTGAGGAATATTTATCCGGCTGGGGGTTTGTGTAATGGGACTCGACTTGTTGTGCGAGATCTAGGGACAAATGTGATCGGTGCCGATATTGTTTCTGGTAGCAATGTTGGGGATAAAGTTTTTATCACTAGAATGAATATGATTCCTAGTGATACGGTTATACCGTTTAAATTCCAACATCGTCAATTTCTGGTTTCTCTGTCGTTTGCAATGACAATCAACAAAAGCCAGGATCAGACATTATCAACAGTCAGTTTGTTCTTGCGTCGTCCTGTGTTTTCTCACGGTCAGCTTTATGTAGCTCTTTCCCGAGTTAGGAATAGAAATGGTCTTAAGATTTTACTTTGTGATGAAGGATTAGTTGATGCTGCCAGGACTAAAAACGTTGTATTTAAGGAAGTTTTTGATAAGATATAa
- the LOC112762556 gene encoding uncharacterized protein — MPPPFDMISKMHPPREAWRLKVRVLRLWVVPSFGNHEVPNSMEMILLDEHCGKIQATVKKPLLNRFRDHIVEGQVYRMAYFAVVSNHGSYRATSHEFKLVFLHRTTVVAVDEDVIPKTCFNMFPFSELLNMTQDYDFLVDVIGLLTSVGEEKEYAKEGKIVKMIALELTSKDLTVRCALFGDYVNQVNHFLASGYGEQPVVVIQLAKVKFFRGQVGLQNVMYATQMLFNPDIPEVVEFRQSMIEQGVSGTQPLFIANEGKVLSLEDDFMRLIRKCTIEELQDNNQEGSFIIFGAIQGIVEDGGWWYSACVCGKGIYPQNGAYYCDFCLKHITNVTPRFKIKVTVEDHTGEGIFLLFDREASYLLKKSCADLFTEVQRDASVCWLIGKKLLLKVDTKGVPHDTFYGTFRVRRICDDSTIIAMFELPNYDADDESTPKKEHDLHKSVPRGKADVGIKKESSNSFIKSEKDACECSGILCKSPVLIDFLAEKQPVVSGGTEFVGLIDGEHGKEDKTPSNDTVSDDLSAELDILLSSAEKETQELLSDVLEAPSQNGEKLTHENHVVTSKIRVTKMSHNSVRAREYRRICLKRKRTQTHHRNAREILDSSMPVLSLNDYMENLFEVSQNVNQSSNLILSGCLDVGDPNYECSICGACFWLLERVERDSTVNCPIFTVCCSKEKIQLPYLQKPPDLLYDLINGHDSKSLYFQKNIRSYNSMFAFTSLGGKVLDSVNDGRGPPQFIISGQNYHRIGSLLLDAGEKPKFVQLYVYDTQHEIMHRQRIFGQTSEIDKELITELLQMIDTHNVIAQSFRRVREFYECHPSEIFSLKLYSQRNIDRRMYSAPSCDEVAALIVGDFDLSDHGRDIIVRSTGGRLQHIYETHALYWPLQYPLLFPYGEDGYQLNIGYQGQQLGYVPGRRTRVSFREFICFRLQIREHEDGIIHKCRRLFQQFVVDCFTMIESQRL, encoded by the exons ATGCCTCCACCATTTGATATGATTTCTAAGATGCATCCTCCTAGAGAGGCTTGGAGGCTGAAAGTTAGGGTTTTAAGGCTTTGGGTTGTACCCTCTTTTGGTAACCATGAGGTTCCTAACTCAATGGAGATGATTCTCCTTGATGAGCAT TGTGGAAAAATTCAAGCTACAGTCAAGAAACCACTCCTTAATAGGTTTAGGGATCATATAGTTGAAGGACAAGTTTATAGAATGGCATATTTTGCTGTTGTGTCAAATCATGGTAGTTATAGAGCAACTTCTCATGAATTCAAATTGGTTTTCCTTCACCGAACCACTGTTGTAGCTGTTGATGAAGATGTTATCCCTAAGACTTGTTTCAACATGTTTCCTTTTTCTGAGCTGCTGAACATGACCCAAGATTATGACTTTTTAGTTG ATGTCATTGGTCTTTTAACTTCAGTCGGAGAAGAGAAAGAATATGCAAAAGAGgggaaaattgtgaaaatgattgCATTGGAATTaacttcaaaaga TCTTACAGTGCGATGCGCATTGTTTGGGGATTATGTTAATCAAGTAAATCATTTCCTTGCCTCTGGGTATGGGGAGCAGCCTGTTGTAGTCATTCAACTTGCAAAAGTCAAGTTCTTTAGgg GTCAAGTAGGTCTTCAAAATGTGATGTATGCCACTCAAATGTTATTTAATCCTGACATTCCTGAAGTTGTTGAATTCAGGCAAAG tatgattGAGCAAGGTGTCAGTGGTACCCAGCCACTGTTTATTGCAAATGAGGGTAAAGTTCTCTCCTTGGAAGATGATTTCATGCGTTTAATTAGAAAATGCACTATTGAAGAGCTTCAAGATAACAATCAG GAGGGTTCTTTTATCATTTTTGGTGCAATCCAAGGTATTGTTGAGGATGGAGGTTGGTGGTATTCTGCTTGTGTGTGTGGAAAGGGTATCTATCCTCAAAATGGTGCCTATTACTGTGATTTTTGTTTGAAGCACATAACTAATGTCACTCCAAG atttaaaattaaagtaacagTTGAAGATCATACTGGGGAGGGTATTTTCCTTCTCTTTGATCGTGAGGCTTCTTATTTGCTTAAGAAATCATGTGCTGACTTGTTTACTGAGGTTCAAAGAGATGCAAGTGTATGTT GGCTCATTGGAAAGAAGTTGCTGCTCAAGGTTGATACCAAAGGTGTCCCACATGATACATTTTATGGGACTTTCCGAGTTAGGAGAATTTGTGATGATTCTACCATTATTGCGATGTTTGAACTTCCCAATTATGATGCTGATGATGAGTCTACTCCAAAAAAG GAGCATGATTTACACAAATCTGTTCCTCGTGGAAAAGCGGATGTTGGTATTAAGAAGGAGTCTTCTAATAGTTTTATCAAAAGTGAGAAAGATGCTTGTGAGTGTTCTGGGATTTTGTGTAAATCTCCCGTTCTTATAGATTTTTTGGCTGAAAAACAGCCTGTTGTTTCCGGAGGGACTGAGTTTGTTGGCTTAATTGATGGTGAGCATGGAAAAGAAGATAAAACTCCCAGCAATGATACTGTTAGTGATGATCTTTCTGCTGAACTAGATATATTGCTTAGCTCAGCAGAAAAAGAAACTCAG GAGCTGTTGTCCGATGTTCTTGAAGCACCTTCACAAAATGGAGAAAAGCTTACCCATGAAAATCATGTTGTCACCTCCAAGA TACGAGTAACAAAGATGTCTCATAACTCAGTTCGTGCTAGAGAGTATAGGCGAATTTGTTTGAAAAGAAAGCGAACACAAACTCATCATCGAAATGCAAGAG AGATCCTTGATTCCTCGATGCCTGTTCTCTCTTTGAATGATTATATGG AAAATTTATTTGAGGTGTCCCAGAATGTTAATCAGAGTTCAAATCTTATTTTGTCag GTTGCCTTGATGTTGGTGACCCTAACTATGAATGTTCAATTTGTGGCGCGTGTTTCTGGTTATTAGAACGTGTTGAAAGAGATTCTACAGTTAATTGTCCTATTTTTACTGTTTGTTGCTCAAAGGAAAAAATTCAGTTACCTTATCTCCAAAAGCCCCCAGATCTGTTATATGATTTGATCAATGGACATGATAGCAAGAGTTTGTACTTCCAAAAAAATATTCGATCTTATAACAGTATGTTTGCCTTCACGTCTCTTGGCGGTAAGGTATTGGATTCAGTGAATGATGGGAGAGGTCCACCGCAGTTTATAATAAGTGGTCAAAATTATCATCGGATTGGAAGTTTGCTCCTAGATGCTGGTGAGAAGCCTAAATTTGTGCAGTTATATGTATACGACACTCAGCATGAGATAATGCATAGGCAGCGAATTTTTGG gcAAACATCTGAGATAGATAAAGAATTGATAACTGAGTTGTTGCAAATGATCGATACTCATAATGTCATAGCACAGTCTTTTCGAAGAGTTAGAGAATTCTATGAGTGTCATCCATCTGAGATTTTCTCATTGAAGTTGTATTCGCAACGGAACATTGATCGAAGAATGTACAGTGCTCCCTCTTGCGATGAAGTTGCTGCTTTGATTGTTGGAGATTTTGATTTGTCGGACCATGGTCGTGACATTATTGTTCGATCTACTGGTGGTCGGTTGCAACATATATATGAAACCCATGCTCTGTATTGGCCCTTACAGTATCCTCTGTTGTTTCCATATGGCGAGGATGGTTATCAGCTGAACATTGGTTATCAAGGTCAACAGCTTGGATATGTTCCTGGAAGGAGAACAAGAGTTTCCTTCAGGGAATTCATATGTTTTCGTCTCCAGATTAGGGAGCACGAAGATGGAATTATTCACAAGTGTAGGCGGTTGTTTCAACAATTTGTTGTTGATTGTTTCACCATGATTGAGTCCCAGAGGTTGTAG